Below is a genomic region from Equus quagga isolate Etosha38 chromosome 17, UCLA_HA_Equagga_1.0, whole genome shotgun sequence.
GTAGCCCCGAGGAGCGCGGGGCCGCGTGGGACGGCGGCTCCTCTCGGTGCTCTTTTTTATCCCTTGGATCATGAGTGTCCGTCTCACCCACGGGTGTGTCGTGTTCTGAAACACTCGTGTACATACACGTGTCTGTCAATAAAGGGGATGTCCCCGCTCCGCCCGGACGGGGGTTCCACTCCCGCGTCCTCACGCCCGCAGGCCGGCGGCCTCAGGTTTCTTCCTTCTGTGGGTGCGGTTTGGAGGCTGCCACCCAGAGGCGCTGCCATGGGGGAACGGCGAGGCTGCCGTAGCGTCCTCCCCCGTGTCTGTCACCCGAGGAGCTGGAGCAGAGGTGCAAGCTCGAGGGTGGCACTGCTCCAGTCACTTGGGTCGCTCTGGCCCCACTGGGAAGGCTGAGCCACCCATCCAGTCTCTGAAGTGACATGGCATCTGGTCCTGCCGCCTCTGTGGCCAGTGTGGGGAGGTCCGTGTGTACCCCGAAGAAGTTCCATTCCTTCCCTCCGACACGAGAGCCCCAAGAACGCAGGCCCATTGGAGGGGAGGCCAGTCCTGCGTCCCCTCCCTGCGCTGACCTCAGTGGCCCCGCCCACCGGCTGGGGTGCTGGCCggcagcctccctccccagcccctgcctgcgcCTGCTGACCTGGCCCAGCCGGGCAGGGGAGCCAGCCTGACTGTTAGCCGGGCCGGGGGCCTCAGGGGCCGTGGCCTGTGCCGAGCACCTCCTCGTCTGTGCCCTGTGCCCGGCCTATCCCAGGAGCTGGTCAAGGAGGACGAGGAGGTCAGCCAGGGGCCCACACCTGGGGACTCGCCACCAGCACGTTTGGGTGTCAGGCTCAGCTAGCTCGAGACCTGCCTGCCCTGCTAAGAGTGCTGCCGTGGAGCAGTCACCCACATTCTAGAAGCTTCCCTGGGTTTCCAGAAAAGCCCTCATGGCCCCAGAGCCCTGGCCCTGCGGTGGCCTTGTTTTCTCTGCGCTGAGGAGGCTCAGAGCCCCACCTGCCTTGGGGAGAAGGTGAGGGTTCGCCGCGGTGGGCGTGGAGGCCCGGTGTCGGGGCCAGTTTAcagactttgatttttttttttcaaagattggccctgagctaacagctgttgccaatcttcctctttattttttttttccttcttctccccaaagccctctagtacatagttgtacattctagttgtgggtccttctggttgtgctatgtgggacgccgcctcagcatggccggatgagcagtgccagatccgcgcccaggatccgaactggcaaaccccaggcggcagacaaccactcggccaccgggcgcCCCCAGACTTTGATTCTGATGCTCCTCTGAAGCGCTGTCTCCGTGAGCTGTGTGTCCTCCACGTTCATGCCACCATGGGCATGAAGGAATTCTCCCAGTCCTGCACCCTCCTTGGGCTCCTGCTTCCAGAAGGTTCTTCCAAGGCCGTAGTGCCCCAGAGACACTGTCTCTGGGATGAGCCGGGGGACGGCGGAGCCCTGACGGGAAAGGGTGTGCGCAGGAGCCTGGCTCCCGGGAGGGGTTAGGGGAGCGGGGGGCGGGCGGGGCCTTCTCCCCCAGAAGCCCCCTCTGTGGACTAAGCTGGGGTCTTCAGGTGTTTTACTTACATTAACAAGTTCTTGTGAGGTGCCTGCTGTCCTGGCGTTTGCTCTGCCGCCACCTCTCGGAGTCCAGGTGTGAGCCCTGGCTGGGAACGTGGGTAGCATGGCTGCACAGGGCCCCCGAGACCCCCTCCGGGCCCCTCCTCATGGTGCCCACAGAGTGACTGGCCATGGGGGCTTCTCAGCTGTGCTGGGGCAGAAGCCTCTGCGGTTGCTGGGCGTCCGACGGCAGGAGCGTGGGGACAGGAAGGGAGGGGCCGTCAGCATCGCAGGAGGGGCTGCGAAGGGACCTGCACCCCGAGGAGGACTCCCTCCACCCTGGAAACGCAGAGCATGTGGCTGAGGCCGGGGCGCGGCCCGCAGGGGAGGGCCACTGCCCAGCGTGGCGGGCGGCTCTGCACAGCCACCTCTGGGGACCGGGCTCTGGGAGCCGTGTGGCCTGGGGCCGGGCGGTGCTGGATGGGGATGGCTCGTCTCCCTTCTCGTCTTAGGATAGAAGCCCCAGGACTGCACGTCCCGGGGACAGTTTTCCAAGGGCAGCAGGCATTTCTAAGCCTGTGACGCTGCCTTGGTGTAGCGTCTGGAAATTTGCCCTCAGGGGCACCAAGGGTTTGTCAGCAGTCGTCAGCATTCTGTGTCAATGCTTCTGATGGCATCTCCTGCCGGCCGCTGCAGGGGACAGGCAAGGGGCCGGCTTCTGTGGGCCCGCGGTCAGCATGGGCCAGGCCGTGCGGGGCGCCGCAGGTCCTCCAGGCCGGGGTTCCAGAGAGCTGCAGGCAGGGCAGCCCTTGGCGGCGGGGGCCAGTGAGCGTGCCGGAACAGAAGGGGTGCCTCCTGGTCAACCGGGCTCTCTGCAGATCTGTACCTTGTCCCCCTGTGACCACATTGTTCTCCACGGCCACCTTGTCCTGTCCACCTGTCTCCCATGTTGACCTTGTCCCCAGTGTCCACTTTGTTTCCTGTGCACCTCGTCCCCCTCTGTGGGGCTGCAAGTGTCTGCCCACAGGTTGGCAGAGACAGTGTGGGGCCACCAGCAGCTCCCAGCCCACCCACGACTCAGCCCTGAGGGAGGTGCAGCTCACCGGCCTGGCCCTAACCCTCAGGAGCGTGGTCAGCCCTGTCCTCACATCTGGGTGATGAGAAGGAGCACACAGGATGGGGACGTGGCCTCACCCCCTGCAGACAGAGCCTGGATGGGTGGGCAGAGCCACAGGTGCCCACAGCTGGCTGCTGGGTGAGGTGCTGGGTGAGGTCCTTTTGGTGGTGGCAGCAGAAACTAGCTCCCACCGCCTGAAGTGGGCACATCGAGGACCTGCTCCGCGCTGGGCTGCAGCAGGCCCAGCAGGCACGTGTGGAGTGAGCATCAGAGATGGGCGAGGGCACGGGATGGCACGTGGAACTGGGGAGCAGAGCCAGGCGGCGGGCCGAGCAACCACTGCCCTCGGCCCCTCACTCCGACCCTGCCGTTGGCCTGACACGGCCCCAGTGCCCCGCTCCCTGGTCTTTACTTCAAGTCTGAGGTTCCCAGAGGCACCATCAGCCGGCTCGGGGCAGCTCCCCGGAACAGCCGGCTGGGCAGGGGCTCAGCTGTGCCACCTGGGGCCCCTCTGAGTGTTGGGGCTACTGCACTGTGTTGGGGGGAGACCCAGTGTGTCTGCTGCAGCCGTCCACACACTTCATGGGCAAGAAGGTGCCCGAAGCTCAAGCAGCAGCTGGAGCCAGGGTCCCACCCCGGTGCCCTCCCAACTCCCACTGCCTGTCAGACCCTGTGTGGGTGTGGGGACATAGCGCCCCTgtcagcccccagcccagcaggaGACAGATGTGAATCATCGTTAGTCAGACGGTTCCCTGAGGACAAGTCTCTCCAAGGGGATGGGGACAGGCTGATCCTAGGAGGTGATAAGggaggcttctgggaggaggtggcaAAGAGCAGGAGAGGGTGAGcacccagaggggaaggggtggccCCCCCTCTCCACAGGATATTTTAACATGCCGAGGTCCTGCCTGGTGCCGTGGACCTCCGCCCATAATTTCTCACGTTCGGAAGAGGACTTAGCAGTTGGCAGCAGCTGCCTGTCACCAACAGCAGCCTCCCCACGGGAGCGCTCAGCCCGCAGCACTGGCGAGCGGAGATGAATTTCTCCTATGGCCCTGGGACTGGGAGAGCCAAGACGAAGTCTGGGGTGGGTTGGTCCTGGTTGGTGGGGCCAAGATCTGCCCCTGCTGCCCTAGGGTCGGGAGCCACACTGTGGGCGGGGGAGCTGGCAGCCCTAGCACACAGGGGCCTCCTGGGGGACTCTCCTGGCCTTGGGCCCTGcacctcctcctgctcccgcGCCCTGGGCCTGGCCACATGGGCATTGCTGAGCAGAGTGTGACTGAGCGCCCTGGGGTCTACGCACAGAGCTCCCTCGAGGGGACTTGCCTCGGTGGGCCCACCCAGCACGCAGGCCCTTCTCCTCGGGGCTCTGGGCAACCTCTGGTCAGAAGCTGGCAGGCAGCTGTGCTCTGACTTCCTGGCAGCTGCCAAATGGTGGGCAGAACCAGCTCAGCTGTGTCTTGCAGGGACAATGGAACAGGCCACCTTGGCTGGTCCTTGGAGAAGCAGGGGTCAGTCTGGGTGAGGCCTGGCTGCTGACCTGCCCACTCTGGTTGTCTTCCCCTGGGaagggccaggctccctctgagGATGAGCTGTCCACTCTCTCCCCTTGGGCCAAAGGGAAACAGCCCAGGGGACggagggaggaggctgctggCCCCGGAACGGCTGGTGGGGGCTGCAGCTGGCACCCAGGTATCAGGGGGCCCCCTGTCAGAGGAGGCTGTGAGCACAGGGACCGCGAGCTTCCAGGCAGGGGCGGCTGTGGTTCCCGATGCTTCTCTCCCTGGGCCGAGCTAAGCCAACCTCCCAAGGGCCTCCTGTGCTGCCCAGGGGCAGAGCCGgtcgcccccccacccccgcagccGACTTCAGGGGATCTGTTCTCCAGGCCCCCCGTggggcagcagctcctcctcctcgccccctccccccacccccagaagccCTCCCAGCGGGCGTAGAGGAAGGAATCTGCTGAATCAGTCTTGCCGGCCCGCCCCCTCCGCCCGCTGGCGTCTGGCCCGGTCCTCGCACAAtggcgcggggggcggggaggcgggTGGCGCTCAGCAGCGGAGGCGCAGGGCCTTGCGGAAGACGTTGCGGAACTCGGCGTTGAAGACGGTGTAGATGACGGGGTTGAGGGCGCTATTGACGTAGCCCAGCCAGGTGACTGCGCTGACCAGCCGCGGGGACATCGCGCAGGTGGGACACAGTGCCCGCGTGATGTGCACGACGAAGAAGGGCGACCAGCACAGCAGGAAGACCCCTGGGGAGAAGCGGGGGTGAGCCAAGCGTCCCCCCCGCCGCCTCGGCGCTGCCTCCTCCTCCGCGCCGCACCCGGGCAGGCACCCACCGACCACCACAGGCAGGACCCTCATGGCCTTGCGCTCCCGGCCGGTGATCTTGGCGCGCCTCCTCCTGCGGGCCTGCAGCGGGGGCTCGGCCGGGATGGCGTGGAGGGGTGCGACGGCATCGGGGCACGGGATGGCATCGGGGGACGGGATGGCATCCGGGGACAGGATGGCGTCGGGGGGCGGGGTGGCGTCAGGGGGTGCAGTGGCGTCGGGGTACAGGATGGCGTCAGGGGGCGGGGTGGCGTCAGGGGGTGCGGTGGCGTCGGGGGGCGGGGTGGCGTCGGGGGCCGGGGTGACACTGGGGAGCTGGGTTGCGTCCGGGTGCGCACTGGCGTCGGAGAACGGGATGGCGTTGGGAGACGTGATGGCCCTGGGGAGCTGGGTTGCGTCTGGGGGCTGTGGCCCAGGGGGCGGGATGGCGTCGGGGGGCAGCGGGCCCCGGAGCGCGGTGGCGTCGGGGGCCGGAGGGCCCGGGCCGCTGGTCCGGTGCGGGGCACGGCCGTGCAGCTTGGCGCGGCGGGCAGCCTCCCAGCGCCGCAGGCCCCGGAAGGTGGCCCAGTAGAGCAGCAGCATGAGCgggcagggcaggaagaaggagCACACGGATGAGTAGACCACGTAGTCGCGGTCCTCCAGGCGGCACACGGCGGGGTCGCGGCCGTGAGCGTCGTTGAGGCCGCACAGCACGGGCGCGGCCACCGCCGCCGACAGCAGCCACGTGGCGCCGATGAGCAGCAGCTGACGGCCGCCCCGGCTCTGGCGGTTGTAGCTCAAGGGCACGGCCACGGCCACGAACCTGCGGGGAGCGCGGTGAGGGcggcggggagaggggagggggccggggggcGCGGCGCGCGGGCAGGGGCACGAAGCGGGGCGGTGGGCGGCCCACCTGTCCACGCTGATGGCGCACAGGTTGAAGATGGAGGCGGTGCACAGCATGACGTCCATGGCCATGAGCGCGTCGCAGAGGCCGGGGCTCAGCAGCCACACGCCGCCCTGGACCTGGGCCGcaaggaggtggggggtggggtgggcagcaACAACAGACACAAGACAGGGGGGTGTTCCACCAGCCACGGCCAGGCCAGCAGCCCTCACCGCCACCCACAGGGCTCTCTGCCTTTCTGACCCCCACTATTTTGGGGAGCAGAGGCTGAATATCAGACAGAAAGGGAGCTGGAGTGAACCAGAGGCAGCTGTGCGCACTCTGCTCTGGCCCATGCACCTGGGCAGGCCTCCCCTGAACTGGGCGCCGAGCGAtaatccctcccccacccccaggtctgCTTCGGTTAGAGCTGGGAAAGGCCGGAGGACTCTCATCTCTGATGACTGGGGCTCAggtccctggggcagggggacCCAGCTGCCGTGGAGCATGAAGCCCGTCGCCCTTGTTTCCTCGCCCGAATACAGCTAAGAATCAGCCTGTTAACCTGTCACTGCTCTGGGACTTTGGACCAGTCACTTCACttctgttccctcatctgtaaaatgagggtgatgaCAGTACCCACATAATTGTCCTGAGgataaatgagttaaaaaatataaaggccTCGGCATGGGGCCCTGTGCTCCCACCAAGGGCAAAGGAGCAGACagtcgccccccccccccccccccccttctaaATCCCCTCCCGCTGATTTGGGACGATTAGGAGCTTAAGAGCCATCACTGTGACGTCTGTCTGCAGCTCCAGGGGAGCGGCAGGTCATGCATGTCCTTGTCCTGctggcctctgccccagccctgcggGGAATCACAGTGCCCACCTTAGAAAAACCGAGCTTCCCCTCCCCGCCAGCCCACGACACTGTGTCCCCAACCGAGACCTAAGCAGCTTTCCTCGACCCAAACCGTGGAGCAGACAGGGCTGGCACCAGGGGAGACCCACCGAAGGGCCAGACCTGGTTGGGGGGTGGAGGCTCCTGGCTCTGGCTTCTCCCCTCACTCCAGCCACCCCTCCCCTCGGTTCCACAGTCTGGCCTGGgccacccctccctccagccgTGCTCACTGCCCCGCAGCTCCTGGCAGCTAGCGTCTCTCCAGCTGTGGGTCGAGTCTGTGCGTGAGTGAGGGTCTCCTTCCCTGGGGTGCACTGGTGTTCCTGGTGGCCTCGAACAGTGACATGTGTCTCTTTGCCCCAGGGGAAGCCAGGGGGGCTTAGCCTGAATCTGCCTGTCTGTCCAGCTGGCTCCCCTGGGGATCAGAACCcagctgagggggtggggaggcgaCTGGACTGTCAAAGTCACCTGTTTCTGGGGTCTGTGCCTTGAAGGATAGAGGCATCTCTTGGGTAGCAGACGCCAAgacagagagggagcagagaggagagggacagAAGAGGGagtgcagacagacagacagcaaaGCGGACAGATGGACTGTGAGATGGGGGGGAGTGGAGTTCGGGGAGACGGAGGCACCGGTCGTCCTGAGACCAGGCGCAGCGCCCCTGCAAACGCCTAGTTTGAGGTTCCTGAGAAGCCAAGTGGCCGGGGCGCGCTGTCCTTGGGGTGAAGTGGGACAGGGGATGAAGGAGCAGCTGAGGGGTGCGCGCGGTGGTGGACGCGGGCTCACCTCGGAGTAGACGAAGAGAGGCAGCACGAGCAGGGCGAGTAGGAGGTCGGCGGCCGCCAGGCTCACGATAAAGTAGTTGGTGGGAGTCTGCAGGGAGCGCTCAGCCGCCACGCTCACGCACACGAGCGAGTTCCCCGCGAGCACTGCGCCGATGAGCAGCACCCCCCCCGCCAACGCCGCCGCCGCCCCAGGGGTCCCCGCACCGCCGCCCGCACCCGGCCCGCGCCCCGCCAGCAGCGCGTCCGCGTCCGCGGCGGTGCGGTTCCCCATGGCGCACCCGCCCCCTGCGCCCCGGCGGGCGCTCAGCACCGCGGACAGTGCCCAGGGCGCGAACCCGGAGCCCCGCCCCTCGCGCACGCCCCAGCCGGGCCTTAGTCCCGCCCGATCCGCCCCCGCTCGGTGGGCCCCGGGGCGCTCCAAGGGGCTTTCTGGATTTGCCCATCTTGGACTTTTGCGCTCCGGGAGACGGAGAGGTGGACAAATGCAGCGGCTCGATAAGGTGCAAGTTGAGCGAGGTGATTGTCACGGGCAGGCCCAGGATAGCCCTGAGCCGCAGGGTTAGGGGGGACGTGCGGGTCTGCGCCCCAAGAAACCGACGGGGATGGAAAGTCGGCCGGATCATACATACTCCGAGGCGCACGGGCACCCGCGCTAGCGCCGTCCCGCCGGCCCCAGAGACCCCCGGGTCCCTGTATGCGCCCAAGCTGGGTGTCTCCTCCTCAGGGACGCTCCTGGAGGCGCCTCGAGGCGGAGATGGGCCACTTCTAACTCCATCCTATTCACGCCGCGTCGGGAGAACATCCTTCTCAGGGCGGTCCCACCAGAGGTGGGGAGTCCCGGCCCTGGCTCCCCCAGCAAGCCCCGGGCGCTCGGGCGCCTCCCCCTTGCGCCCCCTGATGATCGGTGGCTCGTGAGGCAGAAGCTCCCTGCGCTCCCTTCCCCCCTCCTACACCCCACCCGACGCAATCTCTCCCGCCCTGGCGCGTCCCCCGCAATGACTGCAGACCCCCGTCCTGGGCCCTGCACCCCATCCCCCAAAGAAGCCTCTCGTCCAGTACCCGGGACCATGCTCAGTCACCCTCTGCCGGCAGCCACTGCCCGACCCTCCGTCCTCCAGGACGGGCAGCTGAGTGGTCAGTCCCCATCGGAGCTCCATCACCTCGGAGCCTGTGACCCTGTGCAGGTCGTGCGCCGCCCTGAGCCGGGGAAGTGGTGCTTACCCCCCAGAGCGTTGAATGAGATAACACAGGAAAGGCTGGGGGGAGCGCTCATGGAGATCAGCAAATACTGTGGTTCTGCGTGTTCTTCAGACGCCAGTGTGACCCGAGCCACCTCCCtcttcacagagaaaagaaaagccccAAATGAGAACCCTCTCACCCTGCACCCCCAGACCTGTGAACTCTCTAGGCCCCTCGCCCCTCACACTGACACACGAAGGTGGGAGCACGGAGGCTCTGGGGGGAGGGCCCCAGACCCGTGGAGGTAAGGCTCCTTCAGAGCAGGCCCACGGCACAGAGCTAGCCAGAGACGGACGGCTGTGCACGACAGAGGGGTCGGCCCGGACTGCCCTCCCTCAGATGGTGAAAGTGCACAGAAAGGACAAATATGGAAAGTGAATTACAGCTGGAATTTTCACTATGGACTCACTGAAATCGGGTGACACATGACCTAGAGCCTGTCACTAACGGGGCCGTGAAACAGGCCGTCCAACTCAGCGCTCTGGGGACCATCTGATGCACATCCCGGCCCCTCATTTTCCTGTCTGGCTCCCCCACCCTAGGAGGACCAGAAAACTCAGGATAGACCTGTAGCATAGAGCTGTTGCCGGGAATCAGGGGTCCTGATTTCAAAGGTGTCAGAGGACACAGGGGACCAGCTTGATGGGTGGATGGTGCGTGTGTTACAGGGAAAACAAGGACTCTGAGAAGACAGTGCCATGAGGATCCTCAAAGAGGCAGAATCCCATGAGGTCTGATGAAGGAAAGGTGTGTGCAGGATGGAGGTGTAGACGGGCATCTAGGTCCGAGTTGCATTCAATCACTTCCATGCAGATCAGTAGTGAACAGAGAAGAGTAAGTTTCTTCTCTCACAGGACAGACGTCCGAGGCAGGGGTGGCCCTGTGATCTCAGGTTGGGTGCCAAGTCGTGAGTCCCGCCTAGCCTCTGATCTGCTTGGAGTTCCCTCCTGGTCCCCAGATGTCTGCCACCAttaagagtgaaaaggcaatctagACTGGGAAAGGATGTATGCAACATAGATCTCTGATAAAGGGTGCagatccagaatacataaagagctctgtcaaatcaacaagaaaagacaatccaattttaACAAAGGCAAATGTCGTGAACAGGCACATTACAAAAGAGGGTATCCTAATGGTCCATAAGCATATGAGAAAGTGCTCaccatcattagccatcagggaaatgacaataaaaatcacaatgacatGCCATTGCACacgaaaatggaaaaaaaaaaaagtcagatatgtgatttgagaatattttctccctgaCTGTAGCTTGTCTCTTGATTCTCCTAAcagcatatttaatttttaatgtgtaAAGTATGCGTcgaagttctttattttttcttgcctatgGATGGCCAATTaattgtctcagcaccatttgttgaaaagactattttttctccattgagttgcCTTTGAACTTTTGTCAGAAATCAATCGCTCATATGTGTGTGGGACTATTTCTTGACTCTGTCTTCCGTTTCATTTTCTATGCATCTTTCCTTTCAGCAATaacacacagtcttgattactgtggctttgaaATCACTGAATCTATACAATTGTTTTGGGtaaactgacatcttaacaatattgagtcttgtAATCCATGAACAttgtatatctctccatttatttagatattctttgatttccttcatcagtattttgtagttttcagcatacagatcctgcATATAGTTTTtaagatttatacctaagtattttgtgttttctggtacaattgtaaatggtacttttaaaaaatttggtttcCAATTCTTCATTGCTCACATGTAGAAATAGTTTTTGTGTGTTGACCTTGTATCCTTTGATGTTGCTAAACTCACTATTAGTTcaagctgtttttgtttgtttgtttccttcagaatttCTACACAGACAATTATCTTGCTCATGAacagggacagttttatttcttcctttcccagctggatgactttccttccttccttccttcctctctctgtcttttgtttccccttATTTTACTGACTGAAACTTGAACACAATGTTGTTAAGAAATGGTGAAAACAGACATTCTGGCCTCGTTCTCAATCTTATGGGGAAAACcctcagtctttcaccattaagtatggtgttagctgtgggttttggTTCCTTATTGGGTtcaggaagttctcttctatttgtagtcttctgagagtttttaacatGCATAGATGTTGAATTCTGCGAGGTACTTTTACTGCATCTATTAAGATTGAGCATATggttcttctttagtctgttgatgaGGTGAATTACACTGTTGATTTTTGAATGCTGAGCCATGCATGGCATAGACCCCATTTGGCCATGGTGTATCACCCTTTTTATACATTGCTAGATTCAATTTGGTAACATTTGTCgaagatttttgtgtctatattcatgaaagatattggtctgtggttttctctGTTTATACTGTTTCTGTCTGTGTTTGGTACCAGAGTAATGCTGGTTTCATAAAATGCTCTGGGACGTGCTcccttctcttctactttctgtaaTATATTGCATAGActtggtattaattcttccttaaggGTGGGAATAATTTGCCAGTGAACACATCTGGGACTGGAGCTTTCTTTGTTGGATGAGTTCTAACTATGAagtcaatttctttaatacataCAGGACTGTTCGGGCTATCTCTTTCTTGCTGGGTGCAGGTGGTAGTTTGTCTTCTGAGGAATTGgtctatttattttatgttagttttcaaatttatggGCCTAGAGTTGTTAATAACGTTTCCTTATCTTTCTTGTGTTTGTAAGGTCTCTGGCGACAATGattctttcatcttttatatttgtaaatttgtctttcatttttacttgGTCAGTCTTGCTGAAGGTTTATTaatttcactgatcttttcaaagaaccaggttttgGTTCCACTGacttttttctatagttttttttttttttgtatgtttgttttcaatttcgtTGATctctactcttatttttattatttccttccttccgctTGCTTTgtacttaatttttcttccttttccagcttcttaagGCCATTTATTTGAGatagttcttcttttttttaacataaacatttaattctataaatttccctctaagatgCATCCCACAAATTCTTGTGTTTTCAATTAtgtttacttcaaaatattttctactttctctgaATCTTCTTCTGTGACCCATGGATTACTTAGAACATGGTGTTGA
It encodes:
- the DRD4 gene encoding D(4) dopamine receptor encodes the protein MGNRTAADADALLAGRGPGAGGGAGTPGAAAALAGGVLLIGAVLAGNSLVCVSVAAERSLQTPTNYFIVSLAAADLLLALLVLPLFVYSEVQGGVWLLSPGLCDALMAMDVMLCTASIFNLCAISVDRFVAVAVPLSYNRQSRGGRQLLLIGATWLLSAAVAAPVLCGLNDAHGRDPAVCRLEDRDYVVYSSVCSFFLPCPLMLLLYWATFRGLRRWEAARRAKLHGRAPHRTSGPGPPAPDATALRGPLPPDAIPPPGPQPPDATQLPRAITSPNAIPFSDASAHPDATQLPSVTPAPDATPPPDATAPPDATPPPDAILYPDATAPPDATPPPDAILSPDAIPSPDAIPCPDAVAPLHAIPAEPPLQARRRRRAKITGRERKAMRVLPVVVGVFLLCWSPFFVVHITRALCPTCAMSPRLVSAVTWLGYVNSALNPVIYTVFNAEFRNVFRKALRLRC